CCTTCtaattccttcccttctttctggtCTCAAACATTTAAGCAACACATAAGAGAAAAACGCTCTCCCTTAAGCCCATTTCTgaaatgattctatttttaaacactGCAGTTCATCTCAATTGTGCTCAAATTCAATTCACTTGTGATTGTGtgctatattattttctttatcaatttctCCCCAGACTCAGTGGGGCAGTGATTGAAATTTGAAAGCTTATGGGGGGAATAAAGTCCAAAACAGTATTGAGGAAAATGTGTCTTGAGTCTGTTGGCTGCAAGAAGCCCTTGCTTTCCCTCAACACCCAATCCACTTTCATCCATAGACTCTCGATAAACCCCATCCAgccaaaatgacttaaaaaataaatttgaatagaTTCTTCCATCATCAAAAGAGTTCTTTTCTCCCTagtcttaaaacattttattttttgttgttgcatcATGTGCTTAATGCTTTGGCTAAGATTGCCTTGCTTTTGGTTGCTAAATCTTTGCTGTGCCTTAGGTGAAGTCAGCATGTATCCATCTAAGGCATTAGGAATGTTGGCTGTTGGAATCTTCTTGGAATGGAAGGATAATGCTCATTCTGTTCCCACACTACCTTGGCTTTTGAACACAATGAGAACTTATTTCAAATATAACCATCCTGATTAGTATCATATTTGCAAAACATTTGATATCATCTAATTATTAATTACATTCTAATTTCTTTCTCCCACAATTCAGTGGAAAAGCAATCACCAAGTATGTTAGGGGCAATGAAGGGAACAGGAATTAACAAGACCAGGGTCCAAACACCAGTGTAAGGATGTACAGGTCTCGTGTTTGTTCATGTTGCCCACAAGATAAATTTTTCATTCATGTCCAACCCCTCATCTGATGGTGGAAATGCCACACTCAGGTTATTACCTCCTCTGGTATACAGCTCCATGTTTGCCTATGACTTCTTCATTATACGCTTTCCTAGCGTATTGTTTTGCGTcccattacttttaaaatattggtttctTTGTGTCATTGGCCACTTGGGTTTACTTATACTCTTTTGGGCACTGAACTTGGAAGAGAGTACAATGGTCCACTGAAGCACATTTATTTTATGGGTGGGTAGAATATAAGAGGCCGAAAAGTGCAATTTCTCCCAAATATATTGCGCATGTCCAGATCTTTATTCAAAATCCTGCTAACCCAACTCTGCTTTcatgaatttcttttctcttacctaTACCACTTAGTAAAAATAAGCCCTTTCTTCAAAGTCtgcctcctccaagaagtcttcTCTGACCACTTCCATTTCCATTCAATGTATACTTCCCTTGTGCTCTTATTTACTTCTCATGCAACTTAATGTTTCTAGTATGTATATAACCTTAAACAGACTATATAGATCTATGCCCCTGCATGGCCACACTGTGTCCTAACCTCCTTATCACTGTCTGGCACAGAGTTGGCACAGGCCAATTGCTTAAGCAGTATTTGTGAGACATAAGATAGTAATAACATTTTGTTGAACACTTACATGCTAAGCACATTATATGTTATCTCATAACAACTCCATGAGTTAAATACCATtactattccatttttaaaaatgaagaaattgagaaattaGATGGTTTAAACAGTGTGCTTTGTGTCAGAGCTGGGATATGAAGTTGGGTTCTGTCTTAGAGCAAATACCCTACGATGCGATGATGTTTCTCTCCAGGGCTTTGCTCcatgatttattcttttatttcttccctgtTTAATCACCATAATCATCTCTGGAGGGTGGGGTGGAAAGTggtattttatggtttaaaaaaagatgtataaataGTCAGAAATTCTCCATGGAGGAGCTTATAGGGGATTGATGTTGGGAACAAGGAGTATATAAAGTCACATTATACAGTTAGCTGAGGTACTTGGATTCTAAGTGATTTAATTCCATAATGATGgtagtatttcttaaaaatagaagaggCACCAAAGGTGGAATCTTCACTTCCAGTATCACAAATGGAGTGAGAGACTACGGAGTTTGTTAATGCTGTCTAATCAGGTCACTCACCTGGGCCCACTTGACATCCAAATCTCCATCCCCTTCTGCTTTCACAGCAGAGGAAAGGGATGATAGTACTTCCCCTCTCATGGATTTACATAATTGTAAAGCATCAATGACGCCATTGCTTTTTCAAAATGATTGTTGGAAGTGATTAGCTACTACAAGTCCCAGAATAAAATACATCTGTATATTTCCTGCCTTTATGAATATCTGAGAACAGACAATGGACTGGAGAAACATCTGAGAGAAGCAGGCGAACATCTGCTAGATCAATAGCCCTTATACAATTACCCTCCTTAGAAGGCAAACCCTAAATGACCCAAAGCAAGAATTTTATTCATAAAGAGACTGAAACAAAGAAGACAGTGTTTAAAAAGTACTTTCAAAATTATAAGAAACTGTCCAAATGTGAGCTATTTTGTTTAAACAGTTCATTAAAACACCCCCTACTCAGGGTCTTCAGTATTTCTGGGGTAGTGAAAACATAAAGGAAGATGCCTGTGGTTTCAACATGTATTGGAAAGAACTGAGacctattaaaatagaaaagaaaaaaattgaatgaaagaTCCTAATCTATGATTATCATTGGAATGATCTATGCATTGAACAAGCCTCTGAAATGTTCTCTGCAGTCCTTTGACAATGCAGCTTCCTTATCAGAGTCTTTCTTATTTGAATTTTAGAGTTTAGGTCATAGAGACAACCTAGTTTCAGGAAAGTAAATGTTCTATCCTACACCTGACAGTGGGAACCCCACAGGGAACTCAGCAGCATATATTGGTGTGGAGCCTAGAGAGGGGTGATGGGACGGGGTGAGGATTGTAAACCGCAggaacatataaaaatgtatgcaGTAATATTGCCTTTCTACAGTTCTTCTAAATACTGCAGTGGCCAGGAAAGAATTATGATATCCCCTGAGTAATCTAAAAATACTAAGGACATGTGAGTAtctgttacttttcttttccttttttttttttttttaaacagtcatCTTTTATTGGTTGTTAATTCTGAATTATGGTATGAAAGGATTCAAGGGTGCCAAGCAAAGGTCATGGTCAGGAATGCCACGTGTGTCTCCACACTGGGCCCTCTTCAGTGTTACTTGCGTATCTGTTCATGCTTGAGTTCCTTGTAACAAGGAAAGTAGTTGAAAACCACATCAGCTGCCAGCACCATAGAAATCCCAGCGATGCGCCCTTTCTTCACCTTGACATACTTGTTGTAATACCGGTAGTAACGTCTTTGAAATGCGCCAGAAGTGCCTTTAGGGGTGAAATCCTGCATCAGTATCCAGCTGGGCAGCTCTCCTAGTTTCACATCCATGAGCTTCTTCTCCTTCACTGGTATGACTGACACCATCTTGGAGTCCTGGGTGTCCGCTCCcctgttacttttctttttctttttttttttttttaagattttatttatttatttgacatcacaagtaggcagagaggcaggcagagagagaggaggaagcaggctccacgctgagaagacagcccgaggcagggctcaatcccagcaccctgggatcacaaccacagccgaaggcagaggcttaacccactgagccacccaggtgccccgccccatTACTTTTCTAAAGTGACTTCCTTGTGGTGTACAGAGATGTGGAttgtattcacacacacactcagctaATATTTATACGGCTTTTAATTTGTGCCAGTTACTTGGGAGTGTTTTTCCAAAATACCGAGAATAGTATGGGTTCCAACTGGGACTAAAAAGCTTAATGGAGATAGGATTACTTCAGTGATTTATTGCAACATAACCCACGTCCCAATCCTAATGGCCCCAAACAATGACCATTTATAATCTCTCATAATTCTGTGTTTGGCTGGTCTTAGCTAGGCAGTTCTTCTGATGGATCTGCTATTGGGTGGGGCTTCTGAAAGcacaatgagttttttttttttttttgtatgactTTAATGTCCAGGATGACTAACTCCTGCAGCTAACGGTTGGTGCAGCACCAGGGCAAGCTCACCTGGGCTGTCACCCAGAGCATCTTGAGTCTCCTCCTCTCCTGTGGCCTCTCTGCATGGATTGAGCTCTGCACAGCATGATGGCTGGGCTTCCAGTAGAATTCTAACTTAGATAATGTGGCAGTTGAAGATCAGTTTAAAGCCGACCCTCAGAAATTAATGGAGGTACTTCTGTTTCTTATTGGTTACAGGGAATCACAGGACAGACCAAGATTCAAAGTATATGGAAATAGACCGCACTTTTTGTGTGATTagatgcaaaacaaacaaatgaacagattATTATGACCGTCTTTCATCTATACCATACAGGAAGGAATATACCTGGGAGGaactttagaaaaggaaatgccTCAGCAAATTGCTCATCAGGGTTTaattctgtgtgtctgtgtagtgGTTTGAGGTGGATGTCGGGGAGggagttttattttaacttcttacATATTCCATGGGTAATTTTAAAGGCAGTGAAAGGTCAGTGATCCATGTGTAAAATCTAAACTGTGTGGGCTCCATTTACAGAGAAAGCCAAGGTACATGTCCCTCATGCCTGTGGTTTTGTGGTTGGGGATAGAGGGCTGGCTCTTCTTTGCTTCCATGCCAAGGCTCTGGGCGATGCCTCCATCATCAAGGACAAGAGGATCCTCTTCATAGGGGATGATACTGATCTTAGCACAGGAATTACAGAAAACTTGAAATACATAtctcacttttcattttcctagttTCAGTTCTTTCTATTCTTAACTCCTTATTACACATGAAGATCATCTTCCCAATTTCTCATAATACTAGTCCTTGTATTAGACCACATATACTGTAAGAGCTTAGTCAATACTTTTTGATTGATTGaatgtatgcatatttttaaatccaaagaatagttttctagtttcatttttgtgATGTATTTGATTATTTATGATAATACATATTGAATCCATggtagaaataaagtaaaaaaccaCAATTTTGTTTATGTACAAGTTCAGTTTGTTTTCCTTGGATACAGCATCTATTTTTCCATAGCTATTATGAACTGTAACTACCACCCTCAGCACTGGCCCAAAGCTATACTATTGGTTATAAGTGGAATGTGGTATGAATACAAATGATTGGTGGGACTCAAAATGCCACAGGAGaatgtttgtgtcatctttgtATTCAAAGGAATAGATACatattcaaaggaatacatgcttatatatgtatgcatggtgatagatagatatttaCATAATGTCTTGAGGATAATGATAATCtaggaaatatttgttaaatcattTAAACTGAGCTACTTATTTGCCTTCAGTTGATTCACATCACAAGAAAGGTGATTAACCTCTGACTCAAGAATTAGTGTCCTGAGCTTTGGTCCCATTTCTTACTCTGAATAAGTCATAAAGAAATGCCTCACTTGTCCATAGGTCATGTTTCCAGGCACCCCATCCACACAAAGCACTTGAAATTAGTTAAACAGATTTCTAAGAAGCAAAAGAGTTTCACAAATAATATGCTCTTTCACCTTTTGGTGAGATACAACACGACCTTCAGAACAGAGGAGACTTAGTATGGCTAGTAAGGTTAAGTTTCTTAGGAGAGATCATTAGAAATAATGGAATAGTGAAGGTTTTGGTGTATGGATAATTCAGTAGAATGGTTAAAATCTGTGGTAACACAATGCATAATTAGTTTCCAAGTCCAAATTTGTTTTACCTCTctggcctcaatttcctcatatgtgAAATGGGGATACTTCACAGGGTTTATATAGACTTTACTTCACATGGTGCAGCACCAtgggacaggaaaaaaaacaaattatacttAATTATATGGAAAAGTCACATatatgaaatagataattttctaataatattggaaaaatgagtcatctctctatatatctacatttctgtattttatgttaAACCTAATTCTGAAATTCCAATGACATGCATACAAGATGCATAAATTCAGCTCGCGTCTCTATGCTCCATACAGAAGGTGATATCATAAAATGCATAAACATGCATTCAGACAAACATACTCAGATACATAAGCACACACATGAAATTGTTACCATCTCAGGAAGTATGGAAAGAAGGAGCCTACAAACTTTTGTTTACTCATgaattctgttcattttctgcAAACAGAATAATGATTGAAGAGAGGAACTTTCACTGTTCTCCCTGTCTGAAATTCTAAAGCCTAGAGGCCATCCGAGTTCTCCTTTTAGGTTTTGACAGTTATTTGAGAAGTGGCATAGGAGGGTAAGTAATCACAGCAGGTTCTAAGGAAGGAAGCACCACCTGAATTGCTATTCTAAGGTAGTAAACAGGATTCCAGCAACTTCTGAGAGTCAGATAACTTCTAAGAGAGTAAGCCCAAGACTGAAGTGGTATGTGTAGCCCTGTTCTGTGAGCTTCACTCTGCTCTATTGTtgactaatttattatttttctctttggagagtAAGTACAGTTTCTGCCTCTTGAATTAGGTTATTTTAGTCTGCAGGTTGCAGGAGTGGGTTAGTGAAGAACTTTCCTAAGTTTGGAGAATCAAGGTTGGGTTGGGACAAGTATGAATTGAAGCTTGGATAGTGAGACTGGGGGGTCAGGACTAGTGGAGTTGCTGGACATTTTGCATTGTTGGTGTGTTCAGCACAGGTTGCAATCCTCATGTAATTGGCAGATCTCTCTGAAAAaaagctcaagtcatggtcttaGTCTAGACTCTGTATCTGCACTTTCCCatatagtagccactagccacatgtgccATTCAGTGCTTGAAACATGGCTAGTCCAAACGTATATATCTGTAAGTATAAAATGCATACCAGGGTTCAAAGATTTAGTATGGAGAAAAGGATAGAAAACACTTATGActaaatttttatatagtttgcATATTGAAATGACAGTATTTCAgatatctggatttttttttaacatcttagtGTGGCTCCTAGAAAATCTAAAATCGCAGATGAGGCTTACACTATATTTGTGTGTAGAATATTGCTGTTCTACATAGTGGCAGACTCAAAATATAGGTAAGACTTACCCAGCCAGCTAATGAGCCTACTAAATAGTCACATCCCTTCTAAGAACCTGTTTTGCTGATTGTAACATAAGGTATATTGGTAGTAGATTGGAAAAAGTTGGGATTTGAGAGGGGTAGTAAGAAAAGTAGACAGAGAAGGAAGTAGGAAAGTGGGTACAACAAGCAACTATGTATATGTATGGAgttatacacatataaatacacataaattttataatctatttaCATATGTGTAATTATTTACAATACAGttttggaaataggaaaaaaagagaagtaggggaaaaaaaagcagagaccAAGTCCACTTAAGCTATCTATTAGGGTGGGAAGATTAAGATATGGATGAGAATCTGATGGATTTGTGTCAAAGCAGGCAGCAGActttgtcagagggagaagttaCGCTGTGATAAAGTTTCCATCCAGATTTCTGCTGACCACACAGAGATCTCCTACCCTGAGATGGCCTTTTAGAGTTTTCCAGAGATAGAGTAAAGGGCTGGGCCTTTAACCTTACATTAGGCAGTCAAAGGATGTTGTTTTCATTGGCAAA
The window above is part of the Lutra lutra chromosome 9, mLutLut1.2, whole genome shotgun sequence genome. Proteins encoded here:
- the LOC125109274 gene encoding ATP synthase subunit f, mitochondrial-like, whose product is MVSVIPVKEKKLMDVKLGELPSWILMQDFTPKGTSGAFQRRYYRYYNKYVKVKKGRIAGISMVLAADVVFNYFPCYKELKHEQIRK